DNA sequence from the Schlegelella aquatica genome:
ACGGTGCAAACCTGCAACAGCCGGTCGTGCTGGCTCAGCCAGGCGGCGCCGGACAGCGCGCTGCGAGCGGCCTCCTCCAACCCGACCGGCCCGGCAGGCACGGCACGGCCCCACCCGGCCGCTGCGTGCGGCCGGTCCGCCACGATGCGGGTCATGGCTTCCCTCCCTGGAATGCATGTAGTGGTTCTCGGCCCGGCCCCCAGGCGGGGGCGCAGACCCGCGCCGCGAGCGCGGTGGCCCGATCGGCGCGCGCCGCATTGTGCCGAGCGCCGCGCAGGCTGGCACTCACCGAAAGGAGGGGATCGCGGGCGGAGTTGTTACCGGTCGTGACGCCCGCGCCGGTGGACCCCACCCAGGCGCCGGGCCCCATGCACCAGGAAGGCGCCGGCGAGCGATGCAATGCAGGATGGCAGCCGCTGCACGCGGCTGCCAACAGCGCCCCGCTCGGCGCGGCAGGTTCGATCCCGCGCGAGCGGGTCAACTTCCGGTCAGAGGCGATGATGGACGAGCTGTCCCGATCGAGAAGCGGTGTGGGCGGCCACGACCACGGGCTTCTTCATCGATGCGCACCGACGATCGCTCCCGAGGACAGCCGCCTCGCGCGTGGCTTGTTCGCTCGCGCCCGCTCGTGCCTGGCGCACGCGCGAGGCGCCGGGTTCGCGCCGCCCTCCTTGACCGGCCCCGCACAGGCGTGCGAGCGACGCCTCACGAGCGAGTGTGCGCGTCGCGCAACTTCTCCACGCTCGATATTGCGTTGACCGCATATACCCGATGGAACTTTACGGGCGAGTGTGTTCTCCTTTCTTTCAGGAACCGTGCTTTCGTGAGTGAACACGGCCGCTGCGTCAGGGCACGCTCCTTGCACGACCACGGGAACAAAAAAACAGGAGTAGGTTTGTGCTTCTGTTTGCACGATGAGGGCTCGGCATTTCATCGATGCTGAAACCAAGGCCGCCGATCGGTGTCATCATGGATGCACACGGCGCCGCACAAGGACCTGGAGGTCTGAATGGACGTGATCAGCAACTTCGCCGCTCGCTACGAGCGCACTCGTGAAGAGGAGTACTCCCTCGAGGAGTACCTCGAGATCTGCCGGCGCGATCCGCTGGCCTACGCCACCGCCGCGGAGCGCATGCTCAAGGCGATCGGCGAGCCTGAGCTGATCGACACGCGCAACGACCCGCGCCTGTCGCGCATCTTCGCGAACAAAGTCATCAAGATCTATCCCGCCTTCCGGGAGTTCTACGGCATGGAAGACGCCATCGAGCAGGTGGTGTCCTACTTCCGCCATGCCGCGCAGGGCCTGGAGGAGAAGAAGCAGATCCTCTACCTGCTGGGGCCGGTGGGCGGCGGCAAGAGCTCCATCGCCGAGCGGCTCAAGCAGTTGATGGAGCACGTGCCCTTCTATGCCATCAAAGGCTCGCCGGTCAACGAATCGCCGCTCGGCCTGTTCGATCCGGAAGAAGACGGCTCGATCCTCGAGAAGGAGTACGGCATCCCTCGCCGCTACCTCAACCGCATCCTGAGCCCCTGGGCGGTCAAGCGGCTGGAGGAGTTCGGCGGCGACATCCGCAAGTTCAAGGTCGTCAAGCGCTACCCGTCGATCCTGAAGCAGATCGCCATCGCCAAGACCGAGCCGGGCGACGAGAACAACCAGGACATCTCCAGCCTGGTCGGCAAGGTTGACATCCGCAAGCTCGAAACCTACGCGCAAGACGACCCGGACGCCTACAGCTACTCCGGCGGCCTGTGCCTGGCCAACCAGGGCCTGCTGGAATTCGTCGAGATGTTCAAGGCGCCGATCAAGGTCCTGCACCCGCTGCTCACCGCCACGCAGGAAGGCAACTTCAAGGGCACGGAAGGCTTTGGCGCCATTCCCTTCGACGGAATCGTCCTCGCGCACTCCAACGAGAGCGAGTGGAAGGCGTTCCGCAACAACAAGAACAACGAGGCCTTCCTCGACCGTATCTACATCGTCAAGGTGCCGTACTGCCTGCGCGTGAGCGAGGAGATCAAGATCTACGAGAAGCTGATCCGCAACTCGTCGCTCGCCAACGCGCCGTGCGCGCCGGGCACGCTGAAGATGATGGCGCAGTTCTCGGTGTTGACGCGCCTCAAGGAGCCCGAGAACTCGAGCATCTTCAGCAAGATGCAGATCTACGACGGCGAGAACCTGAAGGACACGGACCCGAAGGCCAAGTCCATCCAGGAGTACCGGGACTACGCGGGTGTGGACGAGGGCATGAGCGGCATCTCGACGCGCTTCGCGTTCAAGATCCTGTCGAAGGTGTTCAACTTCGACCCCGCCGAGGTGGCGGCCAACCCGGTGCACCTCATGTACGTGCTCGAGCAGCAGATCGAGCGCGAGCAGTTCCCGGCCGAGGTGGAGCAGAAGTACCTCTCGTACGTGAAGGAGCTGCTGGCGCCGCGCTACGCCGAGTTCATCGGCAAGGAGATCCAGACCGCCTACCTGGAGAGCTACTCCGAGTACGGTCAGAACATCTTCGACCGCTACGTCACGTACGCCGACTACTGGATCCAGGACCAGGAATACCGCGATCCGGACACCGGCGAGATCTTCGACCGTGCGGCGCTCAACGCCGAGCTGGAGAAGATCGAGAAGCCGGCCGGCATCAGCAACCCGAAGGACTTCCGCAACGAGATCGTCAACTTCGTGCTGCGCGCGCGCGCCAACAACGGCGGCAAGAACCCGCTGTGGACGAGCTACGAGAAGCTGCGCACCGTGATCGAGAAGAAGATGTTCTCGAACACCGAGGAGCTGCTGCCGGTCATCAGCTTCAACGCGAAGTCCAGCGCCGACGAGCAGAAGAAGCACGAGGACTTCGTCAACCGCATGGTGCAAAAGGGCTACACGCCCAAGCAGGTCCGCCTGCTGTGCGAGTGGTACCTGCGTGTGCGCAAGAGTTCGTGATGAGCCGCCGCCCGTCGAGTACCCCGGCCGCCCCGCCCCCGGGAGGGGCGCCGGCCGGCCCGTGCCGGCTGCGCGCTCGGCCCGCGGCTCACTGAAGAAAGGCTGACCCAGATGCCCATGCTCCAGCAGATCATCGATCGCCGGCTGTCGGGCAAGAACAAATCCATCGGCAACCGCGAGCGCTTCCTTCGCCGCTATCGCGATCAGATCCGCGAGGCGGTGCGTCGCGCGGTGAGCGGGCGGGGCATCCGCAACCTCGAGCAGGGCGAAGACATCACCTTGCCCCGGCGCGACGTCTCGGAGCCCGTGTTCGGGCACGGGCCCGGGGGCAAGCGCGAGTACGTGCACCCCGGCAACCAGGAGTACGTCAAGGGCGACCGCATCCAGCGGCCGCAAGGCGGCGGGGGCGGCGGCGCAGGCTCCGGCGCGAGCGACAGCGGCGAGGGCGAGGATGACTTCGTCTTCCACCTGACCAAGGAAGAGTTCATGCAGGTCTTCTTCGAGGACCTGGCCCTGCCGCATTTGATCCGCACGCAGCTGGCCGAAGTGCCGGAATGGAAATCGCACCGCGCGGGCTTCACCAGCGACGGCACGCCGAACAACCTGCACGTGGTGCGCTCGATGCGCGGCGCGCTGGCCCGGCGCATCGCGCTGGGGGGCGATGCGCGCCGGGAGCTGCGCCACCTCGATCAGCACCTGGAGCGGCTGAAGGCGCACCCGCACCCCACCGACGTGATGGTGCAGCACGAACTGCGCGAGACGGAAAACCGCATCGCCGAGCTGCGCGAGCGCCTCAAGCGCATCCCCTTCCTCGACCCGTTCGACCTGCGCTACCGCAACCGGGTGCGCACGCCGGTGCCCACGGCCAAGGCGGTGATGTTCTGCCTGATGGACGTCTCCGGCTCGATGGACGAAGCGCGCAAGGACATGTCCAAGCGCTTCTTCATGCTGTTGTACCTGTTCCTGACCCGGCACTACGAGAAGATCGACCTCGTCTTCATCCGCCACCACACCCAGGCGGCCGAAGTCAGCGAGGACGAGTTCTTCCACGCCACGGAGACCGGCGGCACCGTGGTCTCGAGCGCGCTGCAGCTGATGCTGGACATCGTCAAGGCGCGCTACCCGAGCAGCGAGTGGAACATCTACGGCGCACAGGCCAGCGACGGCGACAACTGGCACCACGACAGCGGCCGCTGCCGGCAGCTGCTGGCCGAGCAGATCCTGCCGCTGTGCCGCTACTACGCCTACGTGCAGGTGGCCGAGGCCGAGCAGAACCTCTGGGAGGAATACACCCAGCTGCTCGAGACGCATAAGAACTTCGCGATGCGCAAGGTCTCCGACGCCGCCGACATCTATCCGGTCTTCCGCGACCTGTTCAAGAAGGAAGGGGCGCCGGCATGAGCGCCGCGGCCCGGCCGAGGGTAGTTCCATGAACGAGACCGTGCGCGAACGCGCGACCCAGCCGCTGCCCAGCCCGTCGGACTGGACGTTCGAGCTGATCGAGACGTACCACGACGCCATCGCCGAGGTGGCGCGCGAGTACAAACTCGACACCTACCCGAACCAGCTGGAGATCATCACCGCCGAGCAGATGATGGATGCCTACGCGTCGGTCGGCATGCCGGTCATCTACCGGCACTGGTCGTACGGCAAGCAGTTCATCGCCACCGAGAAGAGCTACCGCCGCGGCCACATGGGCCTGGCCTACGAGATCGTCATCAACTCCGACCCCTGCATCGCCTACCTCATGGAAGAGAACACCATGGCGATGCAGGCGCTGGTGATCGCCCACGCGGCCTACGGCCACAACAGCTTCTTCAAGGGCAACTACCTGTTCCGCATGTGGACCGACGCGTCGTCGATCATCGACTACCTGGTCTACGCGAAGAACTACATCGCCGAGTGCGAGGAGCGCCACGGCGTCGATGCAGTGGAGGACGTGCTCGACTCCTGCCATGCCCTCATGAACTACGGGGTGGACCGCTACCGGCGTCCGCAGAAGCTCTCGCTCGCCAAGGAACAGGCGCGCCGGGCCGAGCGCGAGGCCTACCTGCAGCAGCAGGTCAACGACCTGTGGCGCACCGTCCCCCGGCGCACCGACAAATCCGGCGAGGAGGAGGAAGCCGCCAAGCGCTTTCCGCCCGAGCCGCAGGAGAACCTGCTTTACTTCATCGAGAAGAACGCGCCGCTGCTGGAGCCCTGGCAGCGCGAGATCGTGCGCATCGTGCGCAAGGTGGCGCAGTACTTCTATCCGCAGCGCCAGACGCAGGTCATGAACGAGGGCTGGGCGACCTTCTGGCACTACACCTTGCTCAACACGCTCTACGACCGCGGGCTGCTGGCCGACGGCTTCATGCTGGAGTGCCTGAAGTCGCACACCAACGTGATCTTCCAGCCGCCCGTGGGGCACCCGGCCTACAGCGGCATCAACCCGTATGCGCTGGGGTTCGCGATGTTCTCCGACATCAAGCGCATCTGCGAGAGCCCCACCGAGGAAGACCGCCGCTGGTTCCCCGAGATCGCGGGCAGCGACTGGCTCACCACGCTCGACTATGCGATGCGCAACTTCAAGGACGAGAGCTTCATCGGCCAGTTCCTGAGCCCGAAGCTGATGCGCGATTTCCGCTTCTTCGCGATCCGCGACGACGAGGACGAGCCGGAGCTCGAAGTCTCCGCCATCCATGACGACAGCGGCTACCGGCACCTGCGCGAATCGCTGTCCAAGCAGTACGACCTCAACCATCGCGAGCCGAACATCCAGGTCTGGAGCGTCAATCTGCGCGGCGATCGCTCGCTCACGCTGCGTCACACCCAGCACAACGACCGCCCGCTCAACGACGACGCACAGGAAGTGCTCAAGCACGTGGCGCGGCTGTGGGGCTTCGACGTGCACCTGGAAAGCGTCGACGGCCGCGGCCGCACGCAGCGGCGCTGGACGGCGCACGCGCCCCGGCAGTAGTGACGCGGCCCTGATGCCCGCCGCACAGCGGCTCAGCGCGCCGCGAAGTCGGCGAGGTAGCGCAGCCCCCTCACCGCGCGGCTGCCGTACCAGCTCACCATCTCGGCATCGATCAGCCGCACACGGGCCGTGCTGCCCAGCGCCTGCAGGCGCGCACTCACCTCGGCCACGTGCGCCTCGGTGAAGCGATAGGGCTCGCTGCCGAGCAGCACCTCGTCCACTTGGCTCACCAGCCGCTCGTCGAACTCGAACGCCGGGTAGCGGGCCGCACCGCTCGGGCCACCCTCGACCGCCGGCCAGGTGTGCCAGCCGACGAGCGCGAGCATGCGCGAGATGTAGGTGTCGCGCGCGACCGTCATCCACGGATCGCGCCAGATCGCATAGAGCACCCGCCGCTCGGGCCAGCGCTGCGCCTCCAGCCGGTCGAGCTCGCGGTGCAGCGCCTCGCTCCACGCGGCCGCCCGCGCGCGCACCTGCCCCCAGGCGCCGAAGACCTCCGCCATCTGGGCATACAGCGCGAGGTTGTCGCGCGGATCGCAGGGATGCGTCACCACCACTTCGGGCACGAAGCGCCGCAGCGCCTCGACCGTCTCGCGGGTGTTCTCGTCCACGTTGACGACGACGTGCGTGGGCGCGAGTCGCTCCAGCTTCTCGAGCTGCACGTCCTTGGTGCCGCCGACCTTCGGGATGGTGCACACCACCTCGCGGGGATGGATGCAAAAGCCCGTGCGCGCGACGATCCAAGGCGTCAGACCGAGATCCACCAGCAACTCGGTGATCGAAGGCACGAGGCTGGCGATACGCGGCGTCATGTCAGCCTCCTCGATCCGGCCTCGCCACCCCGTACGCCCGACAGCTTCACGCCCGCGCGCCGCACGCCGCGCAGAAGCGGTCGCCTCGCGCCATCGGCGCGCCGCAGGCCCGGCAGTCCTGCCGGGCGGGCTCGTCCAGCGGCAGCAGCACGTCCACCGCCCTGCCGGGCGTCGGGGCCTGCGCCGGGGCCCTGGCCATCATGATGGTCGTCTCGAGCTGCGGCTCGGGCCCCGTCAGAATCCCGTCGCCGGCCGCGCGGCCGGCGGCGGCGCCCGCCGGCGAGCGAACCGGTGCGCCGCGCTCCGAGGGCTCGCTGCGGGGGCCGAGCCCGGGCACTTCCGGCTCCCGCCCCTCCTGCGAGAGATACACCGCGCACGCGCCTCGCAGGTAGACGAGGCTGGGCAGCACCAGACTGAGCACGAAGACCACGCCCCCGCCCACCAGGCCCGCGAGCGCGTGCGGCTGCCCCCGCAGGTCCACCCCGGCGCTGGCGAGGCTGCGCACCCCGTAGCCGAACAAGCCGGCCATCCACTGCGCGAGCGGCACCTCCGCGCCGAGGATCAGCCGGGACATCGCGGCCAGCGTCTGTCCTCCGGCCGCGATGACGAACACCACCACGGCCGCCACGAAACTCGCCAGCACGCCGACCCCGAGCATCAGCAGCAGCACTTCGAGCAGGCGGTGCCGCACGAGGCCGTACAGGCGCTGCAGCACGGACAGCGTCTCGACGCCGTCCCACACCGCCGGCGCGGCGAGCGGCACGATGACGGCCGGCAGCGCCAGCCAGGCCAGCCCAGACACCACGACCCCCGCCGGCAGCACCACGGTGTACATCAACGGGCCGAGCCAGGGCGTGCGGCACATCACCAGCACCAGGGCGAGCAACCCCAGCCCCGCCGCATAGGTGACGGCGACCAGCGCCATGACGCCGAGCAGGCGATGGGCCGTGCGCAACGACTGCCGCAGCGCCGCGGCCGCCGTGCGTCGCGGGGCCCCGCGGGCGTCGTCCATCAGCAAGATGCCGGCCGCGTTGCCGCCATAGAAGGCCACCGCGAGCATGGCGGCCCCATAGCCCCACGCGAATCCCCATCGTTCTGCGGCCACCGACTGCTGGACCATCGCCAGCAGCAGGCCCGCCGCGGCATAGGTGGCCGAGAGCATGCCCAAGGCCGGGCCATCACGAACCGCTCGCAAGCTGGCCCACAGCCCGCGCAAGGCTTCCTTCGGCAAGTGTCGGCTCACCGGCATCTGTCTGGTCCTCCCTGTGGCGTTTCGCGCGGCCCGGGGCCGCTCCACCCCGCATCTTGCCTCGTCACGAGGCGGTGGACCGGCCGCCTGCGGGACGACGCCGCGGCGCTGGGCTAGCGGAACATGGCCTCGCGCTCCTCGCGCTGGCGTTCCTTCTCCAAGAAGTCGACGCACTTCGGATGCTGTGCGTACGCGGGTTTCGAGCATTCCTGCTTGAGGCAGACGATCGCCATGAGGAAGTTCTTGCCGGCGCACGGTTCCGCCGCTGCGGCCGCGCTCGTGCGCGAGCCGTCGGCCGCAGCCGGCGGCCGTGCAGGGCCGGCGCCCTCGTCGCGCGCCGCCGTCGAGCGCGAGGGCTCGCCCCGGACGTCGCTGCGAGGCTTGGCCTCGGCAGCGGGAGCGGGCTTGGACGGCGCCTTCGCCGCCACCTTGGGGGCCGGCTTCGGGTCGGCTGGCGCGGCCGGCTTCGGCCCTGCCGGCCCCCGGGCCCCGGCCTGGCGTGGCGGCGCGGCACCCGGTGTTGCGGCGCCATCGCCCGCACCCACGCCGCGCGCCGCGCCGGCTGGCGAGGGGGCCTCGGCCACGCCCGCCGGGCCCGCCGCCGCGCCCGAGGCGGCGACGGGCACCGCCACGGGTGCCGCGGCCGTGGAGGACGGGCCCTGCGCGCCCGCCGCCACGGGCGGGGCCTCGGCACCCGACGAAGCGGGCACCGGGGCCAGCGAAGCCGAGGCGGCGGCGCTGCCGGCAGCCACCGCAGGCAGGCGGGTCGTGCGGCCGAACCACAGGGCGGCCGCCCCCAGGCACACGAGGGCTGCGATCACCAGCGCCCAACGCCCGCCGCCGCCGCTGCCCGCGGGCAGGGGCTCGCGCGAGGCCCAGACGGGCTCGGGGAGGTCCCCATCCGCTTCGGGCTGCGCCAGCCGCGCGGCCGGCGAGGTGCCGAAGCCCGCGGCCAGCGGTGCCGGCGCGGCGAGCGGGGCCGCCCCCGCAGGGGCAAGCGCAGGTACAGGTGCGGGTGCCGGTGCGGGCACAGGTGCAGGGGCAGGCGGCGCCTCGGTGGGGTCGAAATCGATGGTCCGTGGGCCGGGCCGCGCCTCGTCCAGGGCGGCCGGCACGGTGTCGGCCAGCGCGCTGGGCGGCAGTTCGTCGGCGGGCGCAGCAGCCGCGGCGCTGCCACGAGCCAGCGCAAAGCCGCAGCTGCGGCAGAACTTCGCTTCCTCCCGGTTCTCCGCCCCGCATTCGAGGCAAGACACGCTCATCACTGCTCCTCTCAGGGAAAAGTCGGGCCGCGACAGCCCGGCCCGCGGCCCGTCGGCATCATACGGCCGCCCTGCGCGGCGTCGGTTCGCGCAAGGCGGAAAGACGCCCCCCGCAATTTCCCCCACGAACAACACTTTTTCACATCGAAGCCTTCCTTTCCTGGCAGACAGCCCCATAATGGTTCTTGGAAGCGGCGCCTGGTTGAGTTGTTCGATGGGTAGAAGCTCCAAGTCTGTTTTGTGTTTGAAAGGGGCTCTCTCATGGGCAACAAGCTATACGTCGGCAACCTCGCCTATTCCGTGCGTGACGAAGAACTCGGCAGCGCGTTTTCTCAGTTCGGCACCGTCACGTCCGCCAAGGTCATGATGGACCGCGACACCGGCCGCTCCAAAGGCTTCGGCTTCGTCGAAATGGGCTCGGACGCCGAGGCCCAATCCGCCATCAACGGCATGAACGGCCAGTCGCTCGCCGGCCGCGCGATCGTCGTGAACGAAGCGCGCCCGCGTGAAGATCGTCCGGGCGGCGGTGCCGGCGGTGGCTTCCGCGGCGCCTACGGCAACGGCGGCGGTCGCGGCGGGTTCGGGGGTGGCGGTGGCGGCGGCCGCGGTGGCTTCGGCGGCGGTGGCGGCCGGGGCGGCTTCGGTGGCGGCCGCGGCGGCTACTGATCCCCCTCACCTCTCGTGTCGGCCCCACGGGGCCGGCCGGCGAAAGCGGCACGGCGCAAGCCCTGCCGCTTTTTCATTGCTCAGAACTTCTCCGGGCGCAGCACCTGCACCGCGGCGAAGAACATCGTCACCGCGTAATTGGGCGCGTACGTGTTGAGCACGTGCTCGGCGATCTGGTCGGCCACCTGCGCCTCGCAGATCACCTTCATCTCGATCGTGCGGTCGGCCTCCCACTCGCCTTCGCGCACACCCATCGCCCCTTCGCCACGCACGTCGTACACGGTGTAGCCGTGCGCTCCCAGGCGTTTGACGTCGCGCACCAGCGACTTCTCCAGCGCGGCCTCGGCGATGATCACCAGCAGCTGGCGGGCGTGTTTGGTCAGGGCCATGGTGTGCATGCCTCCTCGATGCGTCGTCGCATCATTGTGTGAGCCATCGCGCCAACCCGATGTAGAGCGGGATGCCGACGACGATGTTGAACGGGAAGGTGATGCCCAGCGCCGCGGTGATCGACAGCGCCGCGTTGGCCTCCGGCACCGCCAGGCGCATGGCCGTGGGGGCGGCGATGTAGCTCGCGCTGGCCGCCAGCGTGGCGAACACCGCCACCCCGCCGGTCGACAGCCCCAGCGCGACGCCGACGCCCGCGCCCAGGACGGCCAGCAGCGGCGGTGCGAGCACGCCCACCGCCACCACCGGCAGGCCGAACCGCCGCACTTCCGACAAGCGGCCCCCCGCGACCAAGCCCAGCTCGAGCAGGAACAGCGCCAGCACCCCCTTGAAGGGGTCGATGAACACCGCCTTGATGGGCGCCGTGCCCTCCACGCCCGCGATCGCCCCGATGATCAGCCCGCCGAGCAGCAGCAGCACGCTCTTGCCGAACAGCACCTCGTGCAGCAACGCGCCCCAGCGCACCTCCTGCAGCTTGGCGAGCCGGGCGAGCAGAATCCCCGAGACGATCCCCGGCGCCTCCATCACGGCGACCCACAGCGCCGCATGGCTCTCGTAGGGCAGGCCGGCGCGGGTCAGCGCCGCCGTGACGACGGCGAACGTGACCACGCTGACCGAGCCGTAGTGCGCGGCCAGCGAGGCGCTGTCGGGCCCGGCGAGCCGCAGCGCGCGCAGCACCGGGTACAACAGGAACGGGATGGTGAAGCTCAGCAGGATCGCAGCGCCCACCTGGGGTGCGAGCGCGGCCATGGGCTGCTTGGACAGCTCGATGCCGCCCTTCAGGCCGATGGCCAGCAGCAGGTAGATGGACAAGGTCTCGTACAGCGCCTCGGGCAGGCGCAAGTCCGAGCCGACCACGCGGGCGATCACGCCCAGCAGGAAAAAGAAGACGACGACGTCCAGCATGGGCCGCGATGCTGCCACAACTGGCTGACGCCCGCCCCCGGAGGGGGGCCGCCCCCCGACTCAGCCCGGCCGGGTCATCGCCAGCGGGTCGATCCAGCGGTCGTAGTCCTCGGCGCTGACGTAGCCCGAGGCCAGCGCCGCCTCGCGCAGCGTCAGGCCTTCCTTGTGCGCCTTCTTCGCGATCTGCGCGGCGCGGTCGTAGCCGATGTGCCGGTTGAGCGCCGTCACCAGCATCAGGTTGCGCTCCAGGTGCTCGTCGATCACGGCCTCGTTCGGCTCGATGCCCTGCGCGCAGTAGCGGTCGAACGCCCCGCACGCATCGGCCAGGAGCTCGATGCTCTCGAGCACGTTGTGCACCATCACCGGCTTGTACACGTTGAGCTGGAAGTTGCCCTGCGTGCCGGCGAAAGCGACCGCGGCATCGTTGCCGAAGACCTGCACGCACACCATCGTCAGGGCTTCGCACTGCGTGGGGTTCACCTTGCCCGGCATGATCGACGAGCCGGGTTCGTTCTCGGGGATGCGCAGCTCGCCGATGCCGCAACGCGGCCCGCTGGCCAGCCAGCGCACGTCGTTGGCCATCTTCATGAGGCCCCCGGCGAGCGTGCGCAGCGCTGCGGAGCATTGCACCAGCGCATCGTGCGCCGACAGCGCGAAGAACTTGTTCGGCGCCGAGCGGAACGGGTGGCCGGTCAGCTCGGCCAGGTGCTCGGCCGCGCGCTCGCCGAACTGCGGGTGGGCGTTGAGCCCGGTGCCCACCGCCGTGCCGCCGATCGCCAGGTCATACAGCCCGGTGAGCGAGGCCT
Encoded proteins:
- the fumC gene encoding class II fumarate hydratase, encoding MNTRIETDSMGPIEVPADRYWGAQTQRSMHHFPIGVARFRWQRPVIRALGLLKKAAARANAELGELPEETAWLIEQAADEVIEGRLDAHFPLVVFQTGSGTQSNMNANEVIANRAIEIAGGVMGSKSPVHPNDHVNRGQSSNDTFPTAMHIAVVEELQQRLFPAVLALRDTLHAKAQAYDHVVKTGRTHLQDATPITLGQEIGSWVAQIDFGLDAVQASLTGLYDLAIGGTAVGTGLNAHPQFGERAAEHLAELTGHPFRSAPNKFFALSAHDALVQCSAALRTLAGGLMKMANDVRWLASGPRCGIGELRIPENEPGSSIMPGKVNPTQCEALTMVCVQVFGNDAAVAFAGTQGNFQLNVYKPVMVHNVLESIELLADACGAFDRYCAQGIEPNEAVIDEHLERNLMLVTALNRHIGYDRAAQIAKKAHKEGLTLREAALASGYVSAEDYDRWIDPLAMTRPG